A stretch of Podospora bellae-mahoneyi strain CBS 112042 chromosome 5, whole genome shotgun sequence DNA encodes these proteins:
- a CDS encoding hypothetical protein (COG:P; EggNog:ENOG503NZQV): protein METRAGGLVRSRVANACDTCKQRKIRCSGVLPCGYCVRRRDPDSCRYTAPRVRRPRPSTTTTTAGHRGDNVRSSVSHASGSPGAASNHPVVRIDAPVQQQHHHRIEEQHPLEEHEDTEVPREARLLCDAQGKLVFIGDCAPLSFFQTVRRLVTTRVDAHAFAPETGGYSALENASSRPSVSSGYRALPPRVRIEIGPAAVGAYLEVTRGLIDLFEDDARLERDIIEWAAEDHGDDALAGAVNYLVLAIGCQKIEKGGEGTGQQYFDYARNVALASLGGNLGVASVQAFILITLYSLGACQINAAFLFFGLAARAALSIGVHRTAVNARFGPDIHRQRDRLWKSLRVVDLFLSTSMGRPPATSDVDCTVPYRQPDETGREKFDLLNASVQIFLVIESVVVEVYSRRKISPRLTEGISRELRGWSGQWLERLKEVLEDNEEGDVDAGVVNGACQVLASYYYAVMLVSRPFLMVELHRRLSDGCSSPTTTSGKSKLADACIDAAILMVEPIQDLINRGLMTRVAPVIVSWLFASSLVLGVGLIGGFGRIIEKYCRAAIIALEYFAQTDTHAVQYSLIAKSLLSTALEYLEKKEIQERARRTESSSQLFGLIPRTPRGSDGGLDGPQSKTNPAAGPGESSSKPDKPHPSQDDAVMQRFDFDFESTFFGMTGTPEFSVFSGFEENADQTFGALNLFPLLDGDGHIDLSSYF, encoded by the exons atGGAAACCAGAGCCGGCGGCCTCGTCCGGTCCCGCGTCGCCAACGCGTGCGACACGTGCAAGCAGCGCAAGATCCGGTGCAGCGGCGTGTTGCCGTGCGGGTACTGCGTCCGCCGCCGGGACCCCGACAGTTGCCGGTACACCGCCCCGCGTGTGAGGCGTCCGAGGccgtcaaccaccaccaccaccgccggccacCGTGGGGATAATGTGAGGAGTTCTGTTTCGCATGCTTCTGGGTCGCCGGGGGCGGCTTCAAATCATCCGGTTGTGCGGATCGATGCGccggtgcagcagcagcaccaccaccggatTGAGGAGCAACATCCGTTGGAAGAGCACGAGGACACCGAGGTgccgagggaggcgaggctGCTGTGTGACGCGCAGGGGAAGCTGGTCTTTATCGGGGACTGCGCGCCGCTGTCGTTTTTCCAGACAGTGAGGAGGCTGGTGACCACACGGGTGGATGCGCATGCTTTTGCGCCCGAGACGGGGGGGTACTCGGCGCTGGAGAATGCATCTTCCAGGCCGTCGGTGTCGTCTGGTTACAGGGCGTTGCCGCCGCGGGTGAGGATTGAGATCGGGCCTGCTGCGGTGGGGGCGTATTTGGAGGTTACGAGGGGGTTGATTGATTTGTTTGAGGATGATGCGAGGCTGGAGAGGGATATTATCGAGTGGGCTGCGGAGGATCATGGGGATGATGCTCTGGCTGGGGCGGTGAATTATTTGGTGTTGGCGATTGGGTGTCAGAAgattgagaaggggggtgaagggACGGGCCAGCAGTATTTTGATTACGCGAGGAACGTGGCGCTTGCGAGTTTAGGGGGGAATTTGGGAGTGGCGAGCGTGCAGGCTTTTATACTTATCACGCTGTACTCGCTGGGGGCGTGTCAGATTAATGCCGCGTTTTTGTTCTTTGGGCTGGCGGCACGGGCAGCGCTGTCGATAGGGGTGCATAGGACCGCGGTCAATGCGAGGTTCGGGCCCGACATTCACAGGCAGAGGGACAGGTTGTGGAAGAGCCTGAGGGTGGTGGACTTGTTCTTGTCGACGTCGATGGGGAGACCGCCAGCGACATCGGATGTGGACTGTACGGTGCCGTACAGACAGCCGGACGAAACCGGGAGGGAGAAGTTTGATCTGTTGAACGCGTCGGTACAGATATTCTTGGTGATCGAGAGTGTCGTGGTGGAGGTATATTCGAGGAGGAAAATCTCACCGAGGTTGACCGAGGGGATATCGAGAGAGCTGAGAGGGTGGTCAGGGCAatggttggagaggttgaaggaaGTGTTGGAGGATAATGAGGAAGGGGACGTAGATGCTGGAGTGGTGAATGGTGCCTGCCAGGTGCTGGCCTCGTATTATTACGCAGTGATGCTGGTCTCGAGGCCATTCTTGATGGTGGAGCTACATCGAAGACTTTCCGATGGATGTTCGTCACCGACCACGACTTCGGGAAAGTCGAAGCTTGCGGATGCCTGCATCGACGCAGCAATACTGATGGTTGAACCCATTCAGGACCTGATCAATAGAGGTCTGATGACAAGAGTGGCACCTGTTATCGT GTCATGGCTGTTTGCCTCCTCGCTCGTCCTCGGTGTCGGTCTCATTGGCGGGTTTGGTCGTATCATCGAGAAGTACTGCCGCGCTGCCATTATCGCTCTCGAATACTTTGCGCAAACCGACACCCACGCGGTTCAATACTCGCTCATTGCCAAGTCATTACTCAGCACAGCACTAGAATAcctggaaaagaaggagataCAGGAGCGGGCCCGCAGGACAGAGAGCTCGTCACAGCTGTTTGGGCTCATACCGCGAACTCCTCGGGGAAGCGATGGCGGTCTTGACGGGCCACAATCCAAGACAAACCCAGCTGCAGGACCGGGagaaagcagcagcaagccagacaagccccatccatcccaagaCGATGCGGTGATGCAACGCTTTGACTTCGACTTTGAGTCTACGTTTTTTGGGATGACAGGGACACCCGAGTTTTCTGTCTTTAGCGGCTTTGAAGAAAATGCCGACCAAACCTTTGGGGCCCTGAACCTGTTCCCGCTtcttgatggggatgggcaTATCGACTTGTCCAGCTACTTTTGA
- a CDS encoding hypothetical protein (EggNog:ENOG503PN0R), with protein sequence MFTPGVGRVKRKIGELQGLEGTPFEVRIGRVGGGRRGKNGEVGGGGDAGVDGVDGVDVKEEEEEEEEEEEEEGLEGKKSGKKSKKKKKKRKSLVVVGIGDAGMDRMEEMFPDLPKPLAAVGEEDPCRRDSLPSEMDEAQDCSQMELDGTLGVDFGIHEDDEADEKGDEEVKEFIEEVFARPEFEYRVGEEIGTDGSGVMAAAEDYLDREESPGTLSSTTPSNTAENDDVTAIKSLLHSLDTKISALASESAGQDMQNKIGDVQKDLRGAYDGMVRLSGRLDRDEMRAAVRHEILFNGMKSIVGELGAVRREQEAVMRHLGLEAESPLAVGRKDKNKEGKKALESCLRTYLEGMGRATKREEVVEKGLLAVEYAGRVFGGL encoded by the exons atgtTTACtcctggggttgggagggtgaagagaAAGATTGGGGAGTTGCAGGGGCTGGAGGGGACGCCGTTTGAGGTTAggattgggagggttgggggggggagacggggtaagaatggggaggtgggcgggggtggtgatgcgggggttgatggggtggatggggtggatgtcaaggaggaggaggaggaggaggaggaggaggaggaggaggaggggctcGAGGGGAAAAAGAGcgggaagaagagcaagaagaagaagaagaagagaaagtcgctggttgtggtggggatTGGGGATGCCGGGATGGacaggatggaggagatgtttCCTGATCTGCCCAAGCCGTTGGCGGctgtgggtgaggaggaccCTTGCCGCCGTGATTCTTTGCCCTCTGAGATGGACGAAGCGCAAGATTGTAGTCAGATGGAGCTGGATGGCACCCTCGGTGTGGACTTTGGCATTcacgaggatgatgaggctgatgagaagggagatgaggaggtcaaggagttTATTGAGGAGGTGTTTGCCCGGCCGGAGTTTGAGTAccgtgttggagaggagatTGGAACTGACGGGAGTGGggtgatggctgctgctgaggattATTTGGATCGGGAGGAGTCGCCTGGTACCTTGTCGTCTACCACACCCAGCAACACTGCCGAAAACGACGACGTCACGGCTATCAAGTCGCTTTTGCACTCTCTCGACACCAAAATCTCTGCTCTTGCTTCTGAGAGTGCCGGTCAGGACATGCAAAACAAGATTGGTGACGTCCAAAAGGACCTTCGCGGGGCCTACGACGGGATGGTGAGGCTTTCTGGACGGCTGGACAGGGATGAGATGCGGGCGGCGGTCAGGCATGAGATTTTGTTCAACGGGATGAAGAGCATtgtgggggagctgggggctgtgaggagggagcaggaggcggtgatgaggCATTTGGggctggaggcggagagTCCATTGGCGgttgggaggaag GATAAGAataaggaggggaagaaggcgctggAGAGTTGTTTGAGGACGTATCtagaggggatggggagggcgacgaagagggaggaggtggtggagaaggggctGTTGGCCGTGGAGTATGCGGGGAGAGTTTTCGGGGGGTTGTGA
- a CDS encoding hypothetical protein (EggNog:ENOG503Q0BR; COG:G; CAZy:GH76), with translation MRWTNASAAAALLLCAVTGASAQSGNKLQVNLDSQDSIKRAAKVVAANLWEYYRGDEPGQTPGILPGPPPAGDYYWWQAGAMFGTLIDYWHYTGDSTYNNETVRSIVHQAGAPTFAFMHPNWTASLGNDDQGFWGMTAMLAAEVNFPNPAPTDPQYLALAQATFNTQAARWENQDCAGGLRWQVPHTNNGYDYKNTIANVVFLNIAARLARYTNNETYAEWAERTWDWTEGVGYITKDYDVYDGANTPKNCTNINPVQWSPNAAVLLHGAAIMYNYTTGDRQAQWKTRVAGLLNRTVEHFFPEGIMVERPCELKDRVQCNVDQHSFKGYMHRALASTAIVAPFTRDSILEVLRSSTKGAVESCLADGTCGFRWDRGEYDGDVSNGPAGQQMSALAALSTLLLDNSGGPLTNSTGGTSVGDPNAGSSAFELDPMRQITAGDKAGGAIVTIVVVGSFVGSLVWMSGGLFEVS, from the exons ATGAGATGGACGAACGCTTCTGCTGCGGcagcgctgctgctgtgcgCAGTGACAGGTGCCAGTGCGCAGTCCGGAAACAAGCTGCAGGTCAATCTTGATTCTCAAG ATTCCATCAAGAGAGCCGCCAAAGTCGTTGCTGCCAACCTCTGGGAGTACTACCGCGGTGACGAGCCAGGCCAGACACCGGGCATTCTGCCAGGCCCGCCACCGGCCGGCGACTATTACTGGTGGCAGGCCGGCGCAATGTTCGGCACCTTGATCGACTACTGGCACTACACAGGCGATAGCACATACAACAACGAGACCGTCCGATCCATCGTCCACCAAGCTGGCGCTCCTACCTTTGCCTTTATGCACCCCAACTGGACCGCCTCTCTCGGCAACGATGATCAAGGTTTCTGGGGCATGACGGCTATGCTGGCCGCCGAGGTCAACTTCCCCAACCCGGCGCCCACTGACCCGCAGTATCTCGCGCTCGCCCAAGCCACCTTCAACACCCAAGCCGCCAGGTGGGAGAACCAGGACTGCGCCGGTGGCCTCCGCTGGCAGGTTCCCCATACCAACAATGGCTACGATTACAAAAATACTATTGCCAACGTTGTCTTCCTCAACATCGCCGCTCGCCTCGCGCGGTACACAAACAATGAAACATATGCCGAGTGGGCCGAGCGGACATGGGATTGGACCGAGGGCGTTGGGTACATCACGAAGGATTACGATGTGTACGATGGTGCCAACACTCCGAAAAACTgcaccaacatcaacccgGTGCAATGGTCGCCCAATGCTGCTGTCTTGCTTCACGGCGCCGCCATCATGTACAACTAT ACTACCGGCGACAGGCAGGCCCAGTGGAAGACCCGCGTCGCCGGTCTCCTCAACCGAACCGTCGAACACTTCTTCCCCGAAGGCATCATGGTCGAACGCCCCTGCGAGCTCAAGGACCGAGTCCAGTGCAATGTCGATCAGCACTCTTTCAAGGGGTACATGCACCGCGCTCTGGCCTCGACCGCCATCGTGGCCCCTTTCACCCGGGATTCGATCCTCGAGGTCCTCAGGTCATCAACAAAGGGCGCAGTGGAATCGTGTCTGGCGGACGGAACCTGCGGCTTTCGCTGGGATAGGGGAGAGTACGATGGCGATGTGTCCAATGGACCGGCGGGTCAGCAGATGAGCGCTTTGGCGGCGCTGTCTACGCTGCTGTTGGATAATAGTGGTGGTCCGTTGACGAACTCGACGGGTGGTACGTCGGTGGGTGACCCGAATGCTGGGTCTAGCGCTTTTGAGCTGGATCCCATGAGGCAGATCACGGCGGGAGATAAGGCGGGGGGGGCGATAGTGAcgattgtggtggtgggatcgtttgtggggagtttggtgtggatgagcggggggttgtttgaggTTTCTTGA
- a CDS encoding hypothetical protein (EggNog:ENOG503PSNW) produces MSPTDSDIEVMADFKMVPDTPFWEMSGFLFDAETVEEIQEHKKKIWKALICPDYTSVPKGSRNRANPEEITKTRVQNNIALLFRALLFFSDHHPSPSYWKDLSPDTFSGCGETTIKLLEGIFVHARRAYADSKGRRRRSNVAMYADKYISFLDSAGGNVSTSDLPKVELRDSWAELKKKGALFNLAQHRPNDVEDDSTDEEPLTLPGESLEQHKSKKRKKTTSGPVTPRKSTRRSSVSGPSKPSADPSKPSTGPSRTGPSTSSTRPSIRSVRVVSPSSSPPTLRFDSSVGLSSEISTAETVSSPILGSALANNGDIQREPLKKVHQRMRVIDITIGEHSDILASHTNAIESLRADIGLHKGGKAAGLVSTVAEAVAGVLEKKKQSYITHVAAAKVNAAKGPLEEKLATLDSKILDYVEKVAVAESKRSDMETKLDRVSKKMELMGSTSGHEKLQKKVKRYRDDHKSLARDVTSRLLKLERNVDRSGPAGAAEESEEDEDRQNHARSNDSRFAMLEKQIADLKQVNFSLTKRVADLEKGNEARQRRDNYYSRDSHQRRDSYNTSMVGLNRGSRPNGQMNNAQGIRRFAKERDGIVEFEG; encoded by the exons ATGAGCCCGACCGACTCGGATATCGAAGTCATGGCGGACTTCAAGATGGTTCCTGACACTCCTTTTTGGGAGATGTCAGGCTTCCTGTTTGATGCCGAGACTGTTGAAGAGATCCAAGAACATAAAAAAAAGATCTGGAAGGCCTTGATATGCCCTGACTACACCAGTGTGCCGAAGGGGTCTCGGAATCGCGCCAACCCCGAGGAAATCACCAAAACCAGAGTGCAAAACAACATCGCCTTGCTCTTTCGGGCTCTTTTGTTCTTCTCTGATCACCATCCCTCGCCCTCATACTGGAAAGACCTGTCCCCAGACACTTTCTCAGGATGTGGAGAGACGACTATCAAGCTGCTGGAAGGGATATTTGTCCACGCGCGCAGGGCTTACGCCGATTCGAAAGGGCGCCGGAGACGATCCAATGTCGCCATGTATGCTGATAAGTACATCAGCTTCCTCGACTCGGCTGGAGGGAACGTTTCCACATCAGATCTCCCCAAGGTTGAGCTTCGCGATAGTTGGGCCGAGCTCAAAAAGAAGGGCGCGCTCTTCAATTTAGCTCAGCACAGGCCAAATGATGTCGAAGACGACAGCACAGACGAGGAGCCACTCACATTGCCTGGGGAGAGCCTCGAGCAACACAAGTCTAAAAAGCGCAAGAAGACTACATCGGGGCCAGTGACGCCTCGAAAGTCGACACGACGTTCATCGGTGTCTGGGCCTTCCAAACCGTCGGCAGACCCTTCAAAACCATCGACCGGCCCTTCAAGAACAGGCCCTTCAACATCGTCGACCCGCCCTTCGATTCGCTCAGTGAGGGTcgtctccccatcatcgtcaccgccAACACTGCGATTCGACTCCTCCGTGGGGCTGAGTTCAGAAATATCCACGGCCGAGACCGTCAGTTCCCCAATCCTTGGCTCAGCGCTGGCCAATAATGGGGATATCCAGCGCGAGCCGCTCAAAAAGGTCCACCAGCGTATGAGGGTCATCGACATCACAATTGGTGAACATTCAGACATCCTCGCATCCCACACTAACGCGATCGAGAGCCTGAGGGCAGATATTGGCCTTCACAAAGGAGGCAAAGCCGCTGGACTTGTGTCCACTGTGGCGGAGGCGGTTGCCGGGGTCttggagaaaaagaagcagtCATACATCACCCATGTGGCAGCCGCTAAAGTGAATGCTGCCAAAGGGCCCTTGGAAGAGAAGCTTGCCACCCTTGACTCTAAGATTCTGGACTATGTCGAGAAGGTCGCCGTGGCCGAGTCCAAGCGCAGCGACATGGAAACAAAGCTCGACAGGGTCAGCAAGAAAATGGAGCTGATGGGCAGTACCTCCGGGCATGAGAAGCTccagaagaaggtgaagcGGTACCGCGATGATCATAAGAGCCTCGCGCGAGATGTGACCTCCCGGCTGTTGAAGTTGGAGCGAAATGTCGACAGATCAGGACCCGCCGGTGCTGCGGAAGAgtccgaggaggacgaggatcGCCAGAATCACGCTCGGTCTAACGACTCCCGCTTCGCCATGTTAGAGAAGCAGATAGCAGACCTGAAGCAGGTCAACTTTAGTCTAACTAAGAGGGTCGCTGACCTCGAGAAGGGAAACGAAGCTAGACAGCGCAGGGACAACTACTACAGCAGGGACAGCCATCAGAGGAGGGACAGTTACAACACGAGCATGGTAGGTTTGAACCGTGGATCGAGGCCCAATGGCCAGATGAACAACGCCCAGGGCATCAGGCGTT TTGCTAAGGAAAGGGATGGTATCGTGGAGTTTGAAGGCTAA
- the COX23 gene encoding Mitochondrial copper homeostasis protein (COG:O; EggNog:ENOG503P6XV) has product MASTGGSTREPWTGETKSKFNGKDRSEFLDPCQEAATKSIRCLHRNQGDRTMCSDYFQAYRDCKKIWIEKRRIESKRGGNA; this is encoded by the exons ATGGCGTCCACCGGAGGTAGCACCAGGGAGCCCTGGACCGGCGAGACAAAGTCCAAGTTTAACGG CAAAGACAGAAGCGAGTTCCTCGATCCATGTCAGGAGGCTGCCACGAAAAGCATCCGGTGTCTGCACCGCAACCAGGGTGACCGAACCATGTGCTCCGATTACTTCCA GGCATACAGAGATTGCAAGAAGATTTGG ATCGAGAAGCGCAGGATAGAGAGCAAACGAGGAGGCAATGCTTAA
- a CDS encoding hypothetical protein (EggNog:ENOG503NZN3; COG:S), translated as MAYNRYRYGPPALKSSVDVQLQSAFSDGNWSAVIRLAAKRFATFKDPYYEAIRVSTEAQLQGTAEKCVVLVHVDELVRSKKTPDIDTLDLYEWACQDFIGYEIDFAETFGPLRARWVKANASSPMASSCLQGCLEQWDLVSAQQIAATLDKTYANTTDRRYMFWNITLTFLLSISPQCTEASRKVYSLLTVRQLQKAADITENSEKLEKTDRGLLTEEEVCLYYRVLLSHGTKEEFLARLRSPKLGAISQLKQGRKLLFCECLDALETWGEWDTMYELCRDALRLGLDGSTTPFFVCDLRIWKRFVAAATEATNADAALDEVQEVLKQFIELKDKATPMYKKNISLALLETTFRLPSTTINPDHEDTALSPKVVQIGLFLDQYYERFAAFDDVKGYVAELGYEEAKTFLEDVLPKIPGENPTKVQQIIIKALECRLRYTLTTCPQTLSLHPTVVEGKDQGKPFQCRVCSHLAKSPCEGCLRKLIIDAADAHRQITSDKELLAAIPKLDRDPRLDLALVMGNSLLKLSGLRPGLPNFGQSLWQDVRPDILLQAVLLLDTQLKVTPNDNGLRLLLVQLYLLFGCASYAHQLWAPLDVKRTIQDALSPLFFDRISSISPGLFQGTRPLMEPLRAYYTQSLRDPSPVRIWDAFSSGSYTSILDMAEYDKKLRTSCTLVMTLVEERRATRLFGGKLDVDIDDHILATDIVEDTTLVHKTDYGSFPSLESANGPPIQEFIRLGPGPSNERSHLAFLAEQYLDLLTYTPPKDYKPSKAAEAAARDKAYALETLTRINTSLADLLHKPSTPKLLTPAETNYYTVLSLLSALVLTAISLPKSETSVPKIVSQTTQPLKTTLTTLRTGLLSPKSTVPATTQQAISSLCDMPSFASVRDVAFAVKLSAAFVLSHHDKETARDKSGKSGLHNEVVAEMKALESAATKTLGEAKGHVGVLKGVMNESGWLDKLLDVVLGEEDREVGELTEKLSEIVEGRGGAEEWAGKVVDGWREGVKGWGMVKFE; from the exons ATGGCGTACAACAGATACAGATATGGGCCACCGGCCCTCAAAAGCAGCGTCGACGTGCAACTGCAGTCTGCGTTTAGCGATGGGAACTGGTCCGCCGTCATTCGGCTTGCTGCAAAACGCTTTGCGACTTTCAAGGACCCTTATTATGAG GCTATCAGAGTCTCTACTGAGGCCCAGCTACAGGGCACTGCCGAGAAATGTGTCGTACTCGTCCACGTCGACGAGTTGGTCAGGAGCAAGAAGACCCCTGATATCGACACCCTCGACCTGTATGAGTGGGCCTGTCAGGACTTCATAGGTTATGAGATCGACTTTGCCGAGACATTTGGCCCTTTGAGAGCACGATGGGTCAAGGCAAACGCCAGCAGTCCAATGGCCTCATCTTGTCTTCAGGGTTGTTTGGAACAGTGGGATCTTGTCAGCGCTCAGCAGATTGCAGCGACCTTGGACAAGACCTATGCCAACACGACTGACCGCCGGTACATGTTTTGGAACATCACTTTGACATTCCTCCTTTCA ATTAGCCCACAGTGCACTGAAGCCAGCCGCAAGGTGTACAGCCTTTTGACAGTCAGACAGCTCCAAAAGGCAGCTGATATCACGGAAAATTCCGAGAAACTCGAAAAGACAGACAGAGGTCTTCTcacagaagaggaggtctGCCTCTACTACCGCGTATTATTGAGTCATGgcaccaaggaggagtttCTGGCCCGCCTCAGAAGCCCCAAACTGGGTGCCATCAGTCAACTCAAACAGGGACGCAAGCTTCTTTTCTGCGAGTGTCTCGATGCTTTGGAAACCTGGGGCGAATGGGATACCATGTACGAGCTCTGCCGTGATGCTCTGAGGTTGGGTCTCGACGGTTCCACCACACCATTCTTCGTCTGCGATTTGAGGATATGGAAGAGATTTGTTGCTGCCGCCACCGAGGCAACGAATGCGGATGC GGCTCTCGATGAAGTACAAGAGGTCCTCAAACAGTTCATCGAGCTCAAGGACAAAGCTACCCCCATGTACAAAAAGAATATCAGCCTGGCGCTGCTCGAAACGACCTTCAGGTTGCCTTCAACCACGATCAACCCCGATCACGAAGACACAGCTCTGTCGCCAAAGGTCGTTCAAATAGGGCTTTTCCTCGATCAGTATTACGAGAGATTTGCCGCTTTTGACGACGTCAAAGGCTATGTGGCTGAGCTGGGATATGAAGAGGCAAAGACATTCTTGGAGGATGTGTTGCCCAAGATTCCAGGCGAG AATCCCACCAAGGTTCAGcagatcatcatcaaggccCTCGAATGCAGGCTACGCTACACTCTCACCACCTGCCCACAAACACTTTCTCTCCATCCAACCGTGGTGGAGGGAAAAGACCAAGGAAAGCCCTTCCAATGCCGCGTTTGCTCCCACTTGGCCAAGAGCCCATGCGAAGGATGCTTGAGGAAGCTGATCATCGATGCCGCTGACGCACACAGACAAATAACTTCTGATAAGGAGCTCTTGGCTGCTATTCCAAAACTGGACCGAGACCCCCGACTTGATTTGGCCCTTGTGATGGGAAATTCTCTGCTCAAACTGTCGGGACTGCGGCCTGGGCTGCCGAATTTCGGTCAGTCGTTATGGCAGGATGTCCGGCCTGATATTTTGCTGCAGGCTGTTTTGCTTCTCGACACGCAGCTGAAAGTGACACCAAATGACAATGGAttgcggctgttgctggtgcaGCTTTACCTCCTTTTCGGCTGCGCCTCCTACGCACACCAGCTATGGGCTCCCCTTGACGTCAAGCGGACGATTCAGGACGCCCTGAGCCCGTTGTTCTTTGATAGGATATCCAGCATCTCGCCAGGGTTGTTTCAGGGAACTCGGCCCCTGATGGAACCGCTGCGTGCTTATTACACGCAAAGTCTGCGGGATCCTAGCCCGGTGAGAATTTGGGATGCCTTTTCGTCTGGTAGCTACACGAGTATTCTTGACATGGCCGAGTATGACAAGAAGCTACGCACCAGCTGCACTCTTGTGATGACACTGGTAGAGGAGAGGCGCGCCACCAGGCTTTTTGGTGGCAAGCTTGATGTTGACATTGATGATCACATTCTCGCGA CCGATATTGTGGAGGACACCACCCTTGTTCACAAGACCGACTACGGCTCCTTCCCCAGCCTTGAAAGTGCCAACGGGCCCCCGATTCAAGAGTTCATCCGCCTCGGCCCAGGTCCTTCT AACGAGCGCTCCCACCTCGCCTTCCTTGCGGAGCAAtacctcgacctcctcacctaCACCCCACCAAAAGATTACAAACCCTCTAAAgccgccgaagccgccgccCGGGACAAGGCCTATGCCCTCGAAACGCTCACTcgcatcaacacctccctcgctGACCTCCTTCACAAGCCCAGCACCCCCAAACTCTTGACTCCTGCCGAAACCAACTACTACACCGTTTTATCTCTTCTCTCCGCCCTCGTCCTCAcagccatctccctccccaaatcgGAAACCTCTGTTCCAAAGATCGTCTCTCAAACAACGCAACCCCTCAAAACAACCCTCACGACCCTCCGCACGGGGTTGTTATCGCCCAAGTCGACCGTTCCCGCCACAACCCAGCAGGCGATCTCCTCGCTCTGTGACATGCCCTCTTTTGCCTCGGTACGTGATGTTGCTTTTGCTGTCAAGCTCTCCGCGGCGTTtgtcctctcccaccacgaCAAGGAGACAGCAAGGGACAAGTCTGGCAAGTCGGGGCTGCACAATGAAGTTGTCGCTGAGATGAAGGCTTTGGAGTCGGCGGCGACAAAGACGCTGGGGGAGGCCAAGGGTCATGTTGGGGTGCtgaagggggtgatgaaTGAGAGTGGGTGGTTGGATAAGTTGTTGGAtgttgttttgggggaggaggacagggaggtgggggagttgACAGAGAAATTGAGCGAGattgtggaggggaggggaggggccGAGGAGTGGGCGGggaaggtggttgatggctggagggagggggtgaaggggtgggggatggtgaagttTGAGTAA
- a CDS encoding hypothetical protein (EggNog:ENOG503P4WN; COG:S) translates to MALISSRTILTSLSLFHLTLSFLFLTNPTAISDQSIVSLLGDSLALPPSRSFDVPSPALAFLSFLLAFLAISDLATLSYPDEISLITHWGTQAPLRVSICFSLSIYSFFFSPSSPIFYHHDESAKSRFVNHPNMHQALNNNPGYVPSGWGGDALKNRVFFTFVFVETMAWFWTWVTLGEEQQGILARAARERAKRRGSGSF, encoded by the coding sequence ATGGCCCTAATATCCTCCCGCACgatcctcacctccctctccctcttccacctgaccctctccttcctcttcctgaccaacccaaccgccaTCTCCGACCAAAGCATCGTCTCCCTCCTGGGCgactccctcgccctccccccctcccgatCCTTCgacgtcccctcccccgccctcgcctttttatccttcctcctcgccttcctcgccattTCCGACTTAGCCACCCTCTCCTACCCAGACGAaatctccctcatcacccactGGGGCACCCAAGCCCCCCTCCGAGTCTCAATCtgcttctccctctcaatctactccttcttcttctcgccttcctcccccatcttctACCACCACGACGAGTCCGCCAAAAGTCGCTTTGTCAACCACCCCAATATGCATCAAGCGCTGAACAATAACCCGGGGTATGTCCCCTCTGGCTGGGGGGGTGATGCCTTGAAAAACAGGGTGTTTTTCACGTTTGTTTTTGTCGAGACGATGGCTTGGTTTTGGACTTGGGTTACGTTGggcgaggagcagcaggggATTTTGGCTAGGGCTGCTAGGGAGAGGGCtaagaggagggggagtgggagttttTAA